One segment of Macrotis lagotis isolate mMagLag1 chromosome 1, bilby.v1.9.chrom.fasta, whole genome shotgun sequence DNA contains the following:
- the LOC141489910 gene encoding olfactory receptor 52Z1P-like isoform X2, producing MYFTAIIGNSFLIFLIITERSLHEPMYLFLSMLALADVLLSTTTAPKMLAIFWFHYRAISFGSCVAQMFFIHCIFAAESAILLAMAFDRYVAICYPLRYTTILTPSVIGKIGVAAVVRGLFICFPFIFLVYRLTYCGQNIIRHSYCEHMGIARLACDNIKVNIIYGLTIALVSTGLDVLLIIISYSLILHAVFNIPSWSARLKALNTCGSHICVILMFYTPAFFSFFAHRFGGNTIPRHVHILVANLYVVVPPMLNPIIYGVKTKQIQDRAVQIFSSIRTCC from the coding sequence ATGTATTTTACAGCCATCATTGGCAACAGCTTCTTAATCTTCCTTATTATCACTGAGCGCAGCCTCCATGAGCCTATGTACTTGTTCCTCTCTATGCTGGCCCTGGCAGATGTCCTTCTCTCTACTACTACAGCACCTAAAATGCTGGCCATTTTCTGGTTCCATTATAGAGCTATCTCTTTTGGCAGCTGTGTAGCCCAAATGTTCTTCATTCACTGCATCTTTGCCGCAGAATCAGCCATTCTGCTTGCCATGGCATTTGATCGTTATGTGGCTATTTGCTACCCACTGAGATATACCACCATCCTGACACCCTCAGTCATTGGGAAGATTGGGGTGGCAGCTGTGGTTAGAggtcttttcatttgttttcctttcatctttctggTATACCGACTTACTTATTGTGGGCAAAATATAATTCGCCACTCCTACTGTGAACACATGGGCATAGCTAGGCTGGCCTGTGACAACATCAAAGTAAACATTATTTATGGCCTGACCATAGCCCTGGTGTCCACGGGTCTGGATGTCCTGctcattattatttcttattcacTGATTCTTCATGCAGTCTTCAACATACCTTCCTGGTCTGCCAGGCTCAAGGCTCTTAACACCTGTGGCTCCCATATTTGTGTGATACTCATGTTCTACACtccagcctttttttctttctttgctcacCGCTTTGGAGGCAATACCATTCCTCGGCATGTTCATATCCTAGTGGCCAACCTCTATGTGGTGGTACCTCCCATGCTCAACCCTATCATTTATGGAGTAAAGACAAAGCAGATCCAAGACAGGGCAGTTCagattttctcctccattaggaCATGTTGCTAA
- the LOC141489910 gene encoding olfactory receptor 52Z1P-like isoform X1 — MMYSSQNNTNFQDIKYILIGIPGLEDSHTWISIPICLMYFTAIIGNSFLIFLIITERSLHEPMYLFLSMLALADVLLSTTTAPKMLAIFWFHYRAISFGSCVAQMFFIHCIFAAESAILLAMAFDRYVAICYPLRYTTILTPSVIGKIGVAAVVRGLFICFPFIFLVYRLTYCGQNIIRHSYCEHMGIARLACDNIKVNIIYGLTIALVSTGLDVLLIIISYSLILHAVFNIPSWSARLKALNTCGSHICVILMFYTPAFFSFFAHRFGGNTIPRHVHILVANLYVVVPPMLNPIIYGVKTKQIQDRAVQIFSSIRTCC; from the coding sequence ATGATGTACTCTTCACAAAATAACACCAACTTCCAAGATATCAAGTACATTCTGATTGGTATTCCAGGGTTGGAAGATTCACATACATGGATTTCCATTCCCATTTGTTTGATGTATTTTACAGCCATCATTGGCAACAGCTTCTTAATCTTCCTTATTATCACTGAGCGCAGCCTCCATGAGCCTATGTACTTGTTCCTCTCTATGCTGGCCCTGGCAGATGTCCTTCTCTCTACTACTACAGCACCTAAAATGCTGGCCATTTTCTGGTTCCATTATAGAGCTATCTCTTTTGGCAGCTGTGTAGCCCAAATGTTCTTCATTCACTGCATCTTTGCCGCAGAATCAGCCATTCTGCTTGCCATGGCATTTGATCGTTATGTGGCTATTTGCTACCCACTGAGATATACCACCATCCTGACACCCTCAGTCATTGGGAAGATTGGGGTGGCAGCTGTGGTTAGAggtcttttcatttgttttcctttcatctttctggTATACCGACTTACTTATTGTGGGCAAAATATAATTCGCCACTCCTACTGTGAACACATGGGCATAGCTAGGCTGGCCTGTGACAACATCAAAGTAAACATTATTTATGGCCTGACCATAGCCCTGGTGTCCACGGGTCTGGATGTCCTGctcattattatttcttattcacTGATTCTTCATGCAGTCTTCAACATACCTTCCTGGTCTGCCAGGCTCAAGGCTCTTAACACCTGTGGCTCCCATATTTGTGTGATACTCATGTTCTACACtccagcctttttttctttctttgctcacCGCTTTGGAGGCAATACCATTCCTCGGCATGTTCATATCCTAGTGGCCAACCTCTATGTGGTGGTACCTCCCATGCTCAACCCTATCATTTATGGAGTAAAGACAAAGCAGATCCAAGACAGGGCAGTTCagattttctcctccattaggaCATGTTGCTAA